The following nucleotide sequence is from Pseudochaenichthys georgianus chromosome 17, fPseGeo1.2, whole genome shotgun sequence.
ATGACAATTCTAAATAATTGAGATGTTACTGGCAGTTTAGTTTTAGATTTATATTAATTTAAAGTTTTGTCCTGTTGGTTTATTTCATTTCCtattcaaacacacagtcaACCAACAATTTAAAATATGAGACTGTAGTGTTGACCTTAAAATCCTAATAATTATTTCACATTTTCCTTCCCATTTGTTCACAGTTTCTGCCAGAACGACAAGACATTTTCCTTGCAACCTCCATGGTGTAAGGTCCAAGCTATGTTGGCGAAAACAGAGGACAGGATGTCACAGAAAGGGGGGGTCACAAAgaggagacacacaggtgaagatgaagaagaaggaggagagaagaagaggaggggaggTGCGAAAGGAGAACAGGGAGACGGCGGTAGGAAGCTTCTGGACGCCCTGAGTGTGGGCTACTTCCGCCGAGTCGGGGAAAGACTCGGAGAAGGCTTTGCAGACAGCGAGGAGAGAGGTAAGAGATTATGATTCAGCAGTTCTGATCAAGCAGAGGAATGGGAGAAAAATCCCCTGCCAATATGTGTTGTGGAAGTTGACACCACTGttccaacaggaatgattataATATTCAGATGAAACAAGTAGGAGATGAAGCAATAAAGCAAAGCAAGTTATCAGCTCACTTTGGAGTGAGTTGCTCTTTGTGCTAAAGTGCCTGGTGTATATTATCGTGTCAAAAAAAGAACAGACTGGAACAATGTtgctactttaaaaaaaaaaaaactttattaatGCATGATTACTTTACTATATTTTAATATCTAAAGGATATTTAAAAGATATAGGGGATGCATTATAAATGTGTTGATTAACCTTTTATTTTGACTGTTATTTTAGACAGGTTAAATCTGATTTCATACCATCCCATGCctaatgaaaatgtgttttttgtgtATTTAACCTTGTATTTATGCATGGTGCCGTTATGATTATGTTATTCAATATTTAACACATAAAGGATATACAaaaaattagggatgctccgatcgatcggccgatattcactctacCGAtggatcggtgctctctataaatgcCAATCGCAAGAGCCAATCGCAAGAGCCGatcacatgacgtaaaatacatgacacttttctctgtgcgcggcaaaaaagctcgccaaaatggcttcaccggtctggcagtattttaaggtgtctgaaaaagacagtaaaatagcggaatgcaacgtgtgtgaagcagaaatcctgcagctccgcccgctgagACGGTAAGcggagagaaacacacacactaagagttagacctaacacacttagctatttcatctacctctggaacaagctaaactagttatacatatatttattcttcactgtcgggtccctcattactggatcagagaGCTGCATGAGACGGATAGGGACCAGCTGtcaggggagagggagagaggaaaagagaggcttccgctcattatccaaagtgaatgtaaacttgaataatgtacttaatttgaatgtaataattatgttggttgttgtttgtggaagcgccagtgaatgagccccattaactgagttttaaacatcactaaatggaagatccccttaggccccgcccactcgatcggatcggccatCGGTATCGGctgatactgattccggcgatcggagcatccctacacAAAGTACACGTTTGTCCAATCTGTGTTGCAATACAAAACTGAGTTTCTAAAGCATTTAAATaatttaaagtgtatttatcATGATAGTATGGTcaataacaattatttataaTAACATATCATCAAATcatcaaataaaataacaggCTATCAGAGTGCACTCTTGAATAATCTGCTTTGGCCAATTCAGTAAATGTAGAGTTAACATAGATCACCAATCGAACGGTTGAAGAATTGTTCATATTTCAGTCAAACAACAACTTCTAAAGCTCCATCATTTGTGCTAACATGTATTGTGTTGTTTATTTCTCCTACAGAGATGTTTGTGGAGAACGTGCTCACAGAGGTGAAAGGGAAAGCTGCTGTGGTGGCGATGGACCGGACAGGAAGCTTCACCCTGCAGCGGCTGCTCCCGCTCTGCAGGCCCGACCAGGTGGCCGAGGTGCTGGCCGAACTGGGCGGAGAGTCCGGATCGGAGCTAAAGGCGGTGTCATGTGACCAGTGTGGCGGCCACGTGGTGGAGAGTGCAGTCCGACAGATATCCAGTAAGAGCTGTCTCATTTCTGATCTGTAGTGGAACAAAGCTTTGTAGCCACCAGGAAACATGGCACAAGTTAAGATGAAGAAACACACAGGGTTCCCACGGGTActggaaatccttgaaaatgcttgaaattgtaCGAGGTGTTTTCAAgttttgaaaagtgcttgaattttgggcaTGGTGCTTACATTtgggataaagtgcttgaaattgtaaatgctttacttcacTTTTTagatgagaagaaaataaagaagtCGGAGCGCGCTTAATTGCTTcacttctacataaaacagctccgctgcggccttcccgcgctatgcgcgcgacctgcaggtgtttgtgttacgtgtgacctgggcattctgacgagagtgatagatgactgtgtgccaggaggttgccgtttcaacgagcgttggctagcagaagacaaatacaagccatggctaagactaGGGTCAAGCCCatgagtagcctcctgcaaagtttgcaacaaataacgatgcgagagtctgcgctgacgagccacatgaaaggtacgccgtagtagagcattttagattaggctaacgttgcatgttacgtttgtttaagctaacgttagctagctgactagcgaactccatgagggataataagaattgcaggggacaatcatttcagaggagcgtacctatgttatgtgcgttacagtcgccatcctgtggtgttcagaggatgaagctctcacggcatttcgtgttatcgtcatgaaatataatctattgattcgacacagagcgattttgaaagcaatgtatttctactgtatgtttcgtgcctaaaccaaatgtgacttgctctatcgaaatcagtcacattgacccgaagacacattttcgtttgtattactggtctgggggaagctcgcgagtgtgtttgcGTCTGTGTGTattgcgtttgtgtaccggggaaacactcacaagaaacacaggctgttgttatgcctgcagtgacgttaaattactccgttctctgcttgtaattatgccgaagcttcaaagttgtatttatcctctgaatttgcggaaacaagtttaatattctgaaagccaaaactttgtttatttgaaaacagatgaaaacaaactgtcccggaccctgccgtgttatctatgattactatacgcctttacTTCATAATTTCagtggagggagggggagcggtgCTGCGGAAGAGCAGGGTGCGAATTGAGAGGTGCctcttcttccctttacaagctttaaaatgtatttatcgtgagattttggcaATAAcggtttcatattctgaaagccaacactttgtttatttaaaatcaaacaaaacacccgaatcctgaaaaactagttttttttacacaaatccacgtttattttttaaatgagccgttgcgacttttgaccagtggcgaaccgtaaGGGCCTtgaaggtattcagagaataccctggaacactcagataaaacaaacaaaaaatcgatttcgttatataaataaaatgtatgtaaaatgaataaatgagaatcgtatctgtgttgttgatctgtaatgttacagtgttacgttgatttgtttgtccttctcggaccatgcactacgcatttcagtgatTTTGTGttcgaaaagaaagcaaccaatcagatcttgttctgggtctctgggtagaatatccttcaaccaaggtgttctacatccttgatcgaatgccctggccgttgcactgactgagtacgtttggactgacagtttgatcaaccaatcatatattgatttgtagccaatgggcgtattctttcagagtttccctcggtcccagggtgttctagaaggcccactagttaactggctcgagacagaggatagatgaatgcgacgaagcaattcatgacattttattgtttttaacgttgaaatgacaagtggaacagatgaagatgaagttgttgcggaattgttgtgagtacccttttgaagacgacaattcagtgaaaagacggacattataatgccggggggtgtgtgtgtgtctacagaaggtccagttctgatagacacggttcgccactgcttttgactgatttcgatagaacgggtcacaaacaataacaaagccattatagttggcaccccacaccaggttcggtcatccaccatcaccatcaccttctccggccaggacattaccctctcctcaatagtcaccaacctgggtgtgaaaatggacgcccatctgacctttgaggcccacattaaacagctgtgcaagaactccttttatcacctcaggaacatcgccaaactccgccccacactcactctgtctgacgccgaaaagctggtccatgcctttgtctcctccaggctggactactgcaatgcactcctcatcGGGATCCCTAACAAAAGCATCCAGAAGCTCCAATACATTCAGAAAagcgctgctaggatcctgatccacatcacccccatccttaaatcactacactggctcccctgtggaactgaggatcgaattcaaggtctccgtcaaggaactcctcaccccccataCCTCCTTGCGGACGACCCGCCCCAGCAACTCCAacttcctcaaaccccccaggactaagctccgtactatgggagaccgggccttctgctcggctgctcccagtCTGTGGAATGCGCTCCCCGACCAcatgagagcaccacagaccgtggaggcttttaaaaaaggcctcaaaacccatatTTTCAAAAGAGCTTTTCCCTAGACCTTTTATTTATTACCACCcttttattttagttttattttttgttttttattgctttttattaattctaccgtgttgtgtaatgtttttatactgttcatgctcactgctTGTAGCACTTCAGGATTTgaagtcaaatatgaagtgctttataaattaaacccattattattattattattattattattattattattattaataaattagaaggaaaaaaatagatacagatttcagtattctgaggctccgagccacatttcttttcctcacaggcgGCAAAAAAAtcccgacattatacgatttaaaataaaaacaataatcgtgacttgatattgagtaagaacatgtttttatgaaccccacagctttcggtctcccacgacccgaccggacaaaaagaagcaggcacgaaacacaccaatagaaatacattgtttTTCAAATCGTTGTGTGACACGACAAAAAGGGAAAAATCGTTatggtgaacacaaatcaatggATTACATTTATTTCGTGACTGtaacaggaaatgccgtgagactgggttgcgtaATTAGACCTTAGCTTGTTAGTATCTTGTTATAAATTATAAACTGAGGATTTGACCGGGTCGTTATGGTTGATACTTTTAGAAACAGGCTTTTATATAAAAtcttgaagtattatacaagtaaaactacattttgctttaatcccatgtaattgtagaatgaacacagtcttcctttgaagatgtctaagtcaggtgtcttgagtagtcaacattacaaatcattggacacatttgtaaatattattttccacttgttaccattgtgagtctatttttatgcagctctgcgtgattttgtggctacaattcagactaatacactaccagaagtggagaagtactcagatgttgtacttgagtaaaagtagaagtagagtgtaggaatactctgtcacagtaaaagtcctgcattcaaaatgttcctcaagtgaaagtagaaaagtattctcatcaaaatatagtgaaagtagcgacagtaaaagtagtcgttgtgcagattggtccatttcagaataatatatatgatgtgttttataatgattgatcatgaaagtgttctctaaagctggtgaaggtgcagctagttgtaATGGCTTTGtgttctgcagggtagctggtgaatttactccaggtggaactaaagtctgattcaacacttggttatatttcacatcattcatccacatctgtagagtaaaatacattaaatacatgtagtggaggaaaagtacaccatttacctctgacttatgttcactgccaacctaaaagtacctcaacaattaatcaataatgtattgaaaagttatttggctgattgttttatattggctcagacaggttatatgggaggcccagtctacgtacagatcactcattttgaaatattaaacttagtttttttttctttaatttttcatcctcgtgtagaaggctatcacgaaacacacatctggttgtttatagcataaagaacatctgatttaatgtgaggtagggaaataatcatttgagtataagtatgtgtatataaatatgtatttacaacagctgtaagatgcttgaaaatgcaccttgaatttgactttggaaaaggtgtaagaaccctgaacACGGCTCGACGTGTCTCCTGATGACCCGGGCCCAGTTGAACTGTATAGTAGacggacaggaagccagtgtaaagctTTGAAGTGATGCGATCCacgtgttagtgaggactcaagCACCATCGTTCTCTAACTTATgaactctcaggtcttctgctACTGGCCTTGTAATCATGGCTAAAGTTAAAACAAAGTCTGTATACTACCTGGGAAAGGGGGGGTGGTTAGTATTGTAATTTTTATTTGATCAACTTTGTATCAGCTTTTATCAATTGGTTTTTAGGTGCACTTCGTTTAaccttttatatataaaaagtgCAATATAAACAGTTTCATCGGATCAAAGTAAATAATAACTCCGCTCTGTGTCTCTCTTTTGTTTCGTTCTTTTAGAGCTCTCACAGACGGCAGctaccacagaagaagaagaggaggagggggggctgTTGGAGGCCCAGGTGCTGTCTTTATGTCATGTTGTGAGAGACAGCATTGCAGAGTTCATCCTACATGTTCACGGCTCCCACGTGGTCCGCACACTTCTACACGTGCTGTCAGGCTGTCTCGGACCCCTGCGCACTGAGACTCGTCcaggtatacacacacacacacacacatattgcgGTTAATTCCGTTTTTTGTAAATGTCTTTATTTCCTCTGTTTTATATTAAATTCATTtttctttgtttatttattgGCTTAGTTTGTCCCTACttgtactaaaacaaaacaaaaattgtatttgcacgttttttttttatgagtAAAACAAATGGTGTTATATATTCTATTAAACTCGACACACAGGTGTGTTGCTTTAAGCTTGCGTTCACCTTTTCTTTTTTGCCATGTTTTTCTCCAGGTGCGAAAAACAACCGTAACGCTGTTCCCCAGATGACAGACTTTGAGGTTCCCACATCGTTTTGGTACGAGATGAAaaacctcacagacacgctgatAGACAACGTTAATCGTGAGTCATTTGTCATGAAACTTTTGAATCCTCGTTAAAGTGTATTCCTATTATGGTGAAAGTTCACAGAAAGCAAATACCTGTATAGCAAAGGGCATCGGTTTTGGGGTGTTAACTGGAGATTGGCAGGGACAGGATGTTACATTACTGGGATTCCTTTTATAAAATAGCTTTCAAAAGATCTATATTTAATACAGTGTTTTGATGCCACACAGAAAGAGGCACTGCGGGGACATCGTTATAGATCCTTATCAAAAGATTGGTATCGAAGAAAACAATGGCTTTTTCTTCTCCTGGCCAACAGCAGATTGACTCAAGTAgatattaaagaggccctattatgcttgtctgcgttttccctttcctgtagtgtgttgtataCAGGGTTcctacggtcattgaaaacctggagaagtcatggaaattcaaaaggcaaattccaggccctggaaaagttatggagaacaatatttttcccaaagtcatggaaatgtaactaaagttgcatcaaatataatttatatttcatCGAAttgccgaaatagtaatactataacgataataaatactgtttagtaatgaaacgtaaaatggcatttaactgtcgAGGTATTTTTCTGGTTTACAATCCCGCCCTCTAGTGGCTTTAGTCTGTAGGAGCTAGTAagcctgttttagataggcacgacatgtttcatatgcagaccttattttccagcTTACCAtgttaaaatacaaatgtttcagtggtaccgctgagaaagagtaatttttggtcatggaaaatgaggtaaaggtcatgaaGAGGTCCtggaaaagtgtatgaaccctgtgtataggtgtttgtgcatgtaaatggatagcttaaatatatatttgtaagcATAAACATTATCTGCAATAGGCTAATGTTGACATGGCAgatttatcacacacacacacacacacacacacacacacacacacacacacacagtgctttAGTGAGAAACACTGAACGTAAATCTGACCTTTGTTGTGTTCCCAGAATGCACTTCTAAAATGGGCAGAAATGTGTGAAAATCAATGTTTTCCCCCCTTGTGTCTGTTTGCCTCTCAGTCAGTGTGACGGACTCTGTAGCCAGCGCAGTGTTCCAGACCATGTTGACCGTGAGTCACAGAAAACGTCCGAAACTCTGCAAACAGCTTCTCAAACGCATCATGGGGTACCTGACGAGTCGTAGCGCCGCTCCAGGAGTGAGGTCAGAGAAGTGCCATTTCCACTTGAGTCCAGGAACAAGTCTCTACACGTGACACGTTATGTAACTGCTGTTTTCCTTTTGCCCTTTAGTCCCCTTCTGGTCTTCCTCAAAGACCAGGCCTCCAGCCACCTTGTTGAGATGATCATACAGCTTTCCCACAAGGCCCTCCTCCGGGACCTCTACAAGAACCACCTCAAGGGTCACCTGGTTGACCTCGCCCTCCATTCCATCGCCAACTTCCCCATCCAGAGGCTAACCGCAGCCTCGGCCAAACACACAATGGTTGGTCATTGTGTCTGCATGTCACACGGGGCAGGATTAAAGTAGCGTAATTGCAAGGACGACTCTTATTTCCCTCCTCTTTCTCCGTAGTTCCTGAAGTTGTTTGATGAGTTGATCCAAGGCGTGGAGGCCATCTTGGCCGCGGGACACATGGGTGTGATTGTCCAACTGGCCGAGAGCTGTGCAGAAAGTGGAGAGAAACAGGAAGACATGATTCAGTGCCTCCTCCGTGTAAGCGTCATCGTAAAGAAGATGCAACAGCCCCGCTGGGTCTTAAATCAACATAACAACATTTTGATGGATTTCTCCCTCTTTCTTTTGCCTCAGGCCTTCCACTGCGCTGAGCCCGGCACCCGCCACGTCAGCTGTCTccctctcttcatgtctctgATCACCTATGAGGTGTATTACCACTCTGAGACAGCAGAGGGCAACATCCAGACAGAGGTAAACGATCCAGAAGTGTCTAATGATCCAATCATTTGGCACTTGATCCTTGCAGTGTAATAATTATGGCTtcaattaataataaaaaaataacacaAAATAATCACACTACCAAGTTTTACCATTATTATATTTACTTGTAATTTATGGGGCGATACAACAAATATATGTGGTGTTGTGATAAAGAAATGCAGTACAAGCTGGTTTTGTACTTTATTATAACATGATTTATTGGCATGAACTCCGACCTTTTGCAGACACTTAGATGGAGCATCGACCAACCACTTTTGACAACTGGAGCATATTTCGCTTTAATAAACTTTGTTCTCGTTCACTTCCAGGTCCCCCTGACCTCCATCTGTTACCATGGCTCCCGGCTGGTCCAGTCGCTGGCTAAGTTCAAGGAGCGCTCGCTCCTCCTGAGCAGCCTGCGCACTCAGACCCCCGCTGATCTCCTGACGCTGGCCTCGGACCCCGCAGGCAGCCACGTCCTGCAGGCCCTCATCACCACCTCCAGCGACAAGGGGAGGGGCAAGATCCTGAAGAGACTGGAGGTACCTCTACAGGGGCATTATGGGaatattaaagaaaagaaagctGTCACAACATGAGAATCTTTCCTTTGAGCTGCTGGCAGTTACCATTCACAGTTTCCTACTTCGGACCACTGATATAAACTGttcttattttttgtatttaaaaattgCAAATTGTAAGACCAATGAAAGGAACATTGTAATATTTTCCTTCACAAAAAATATGAACACAATTCAGGAGAAAATCTGTCACCACTTACATGTTTCCAATAGGATACACCAGAATATATGTTTCTTTCCGTATATGTGTGGTATGCCTTTACAGGCAGTATAAGGAACACCTGCCGTGTTGTATGCCTTAAATCTGGAaaagaaatatgttttttttttaaagaaattgttaAAAAGAAGAACAAAAGAAACATATCTCctacatatataaataatattaatTATAAATACAGAACATCTCAATCATTATTAAAACAATATGTTGTACATTTCCATTTAACATATTGGTGTGTACACCTGCATTGACTTGTGAGCAGTAGTCAAATGTTAAATGTCACTATAGAATAAAAAGAAACAaatctgaaataaaaatgtaaaactattGTAAGAATGAAACTGGGATTTCCCTTAAAAGTACGTCTAAAGTCTCTGGAATATTCCCTCCTGAAAGTATCTTGTAAAGAACATTATGAACTACACGGGGACTTTATCTACCCAGTCCTCACTGTCTCTGCATTTGATGGTGTTTCCCTGCAGGGCCAGTTTGTCCCCATGGCCTGCTCCAGGTTGGGGAGTCGGGTGCTGGAAGCCATCTGGAACAGCGCCTCGGTCACTCACAGGCACAACATGGCTCAGGAATTAGGTAACAAATCATCGCATGCATCCTGAATTTAAGAGGTGTTTTCTTTCATTATCATATTTACTTGcacacatgttttttttctaatTGGGATTCATGTGATTCTCCTCCAGTGTCGTGTGAAAGCAGGCTGCGCTCCGATCAGTTTGCTCGCCATGTTTGGGCCAAATTTGCCCTCTCCCACTACATCCACAGGAGAGGCCATTGGCAGGAAATACAGAGCGGCGAGTCCAAGAAGCGGAAGCTCTTCAGTGACATTCTTGagtaaaacaaatacatattttgtCATTTGTtggatacaaaaataaacattttatgTAAAACATTTTTGTATATGCTCATTTTTAAATCCACAAAAAAAGCATGGCTCACGTTTGCAAAGGAAAGGAGGGTGCTTTGTAGGAGTTAATTCACCATGGATATATCATTATGGTCCAAGCACAGACAGTCGAAGTGGAGGACCTATTGAAATAGTTCGATGCTGCTTGATGGGCTTAACGCGCTTAAATACTGGATGTTTTTTGCACATTTGTCAGGACGGTTCAAAATGTCGATTATTTTTGCGGTTGCCATAATCGGTGCAAGCAAAATGGTTCTATAACACCCCATACAAATGTCTGTACTAACAAGCAGCCCCTCGTTTTGCTTTCATTTACAAGACTGAACGTTTGTGGGCATATGAAGCATGGTGAGACACACAAACAAGCCAAGGAGTCTTAACCCATCAGGAAGTtggacacatttagttttattTGCAACTTTTCCTGCCCAACATCTGaaaaaaaacccacagttttaaTACGATAGACTCCAAATGTGGTTAGTCAGACCTTTAGGATCAGAATCTATCCAAAAAGTTACTACCGGACAAAAGGGGGCAAACCGCAAACATTTTATTCTGTAAGGTAATTTTACTCAATTTAACGATGAAGGTTTATAGTTTGGTTTTTTTCACTGGGAATTTAGTCATTTGTTTACGTCCTGGGTCTATAACCTCTTTTAATCTAGATAGAAAGTAAACAAGTTGGCAACACTGCTTCTTCTCTGCCACAGCTGCTACAAAAAAGTAAATGTTTAATTACTTATAttaacagaaaaacacaaacataaCTGTGTTAAAGTAAGCAGAGTAAAAGTAATGGTTGTCATTGATATGGATTAAAGAGTTAATAAGTTAAAGATGAaatatgtgtgtatgttttaTCTGTACTATTGGTGTCAGGAGCATCATGGCCACTAGAGGGTGCTAGTGAAGTGTTTATTCTCAGTCATGTTTGCCTAATGGTTCTTTAATAAGTAGAGCAACACTGGCTCAAATGGGTAAACGTAAAGTCACTTAGAAAACCACTGACCCAAAGCGAAAGAGTCAACATACATCATGTAATTATGAATTATAATGATGATAAAcaaaaataatgttatttggGGGGAGAAATATCTGTCTGAGGTAATGGGAAATAGACAATCTTTGAAGCTTCACTCTTGGGATCCGCTGAATGCTTTCTTATATTTCTTCAACTGAAACACAACCAAATTCCGGCCGTTAGGAAGAGCCCTGAGCCTCAGTAGTGAGCTCTTTGTCTCGCAGCACTGTGGGAGGAGCATTATCTTAGTCACAGAGGGGATCAGTGATTACATATTGATTTGAGTATAGAAGGCCTTTATCCTGGGAGTTTGTTCCCAGTAGATGGAAGGTCCAGGGCCAAAAAGCCTCGCTGCCAGACGACTCGTGTTGCCTGTCAACAACAAAGGCTACCAAACCCTTGGGTACTGTTTTATTAACACGTTGATCAGAACACATACAGAAGTCATACTAGCGACAACATGTATGTCCGGTATACACCACCTTATAGAAAACCTCCTGTGGCACAATTCTACCAGCATTATTTGAACCCTAATCAACAATTAAAGACTTAATTACTTCAAACACTGGTCTGATTTTGTATGGTAATGGTGAAACTCCAGGTTACATGAAGTtgcttaattttttttattgcagGACTTTTTTGGAAAGAAAGAtggagcccagtctgctctgattggttagctggccggctctgtagtGATTGGTCGACCGTACAaagtgttggagcactagccaatagaagagaGACTGTtacgtaagggataatgtgctgcgacgcggtcattatggggaaaagaacaccgacaggctgatcaggagcccgacgcgaagcggagggatct
It contains:
- the LOC117462335 gene encoding nucleolar protein 9, translating into MLAKTEDRMSQKGGVTKRRHTGEDEEEGGEKKRRGGAKGEQGDGGRKLLDALSVGYFRRVGERLGEGFADSEEREMFVENVLTEVKGKAAVVAMDRTGSFTLQRLLPLCRPDQVAEVLAELGGESGSELKAVSCDQCGGHVVESAVRQISKLSQTAATTEEEEEEGGLLEAQVLSLCHVVRDSIAEFILHVHGSHVVRTLLHVLSGCLGPLRTETRPGAKNNRNAVPQMTDFEVPTSFWYEMKNLTDTLIDNVNLSVTDSVASAVFQTMLTVSHRKRPKLCKQLLKRIMGYLTSRSAAPGVSPLLVFLKDQASSHLVEMIIQLSHKALLRDLYKNHLKGHLVDLALHSIANFPIQRLTAASAKHTMFLKLFDELIQGVEAILAAGHMGVIVQLAESCAESGEKQEDMIQCLLRAFHCAEPGTRHVSCLPLFMSLITYEVYYHSETAEGNIQTEVPLTSICYHGSRLVQSLAKFKERSLLLSSLRTQTPADLLTLASDPAGSHVLQALITTSSDKGRGKILKRLEGQFVPMACSRLGSRVLEAIWNSASVTHRHNMAQELVSCESRLRSDQFARHVWAKFALSHYIHRRGHWQEIQSGESKKRKLFSDILE